Proteins from a genomic interval of Candidatus Flexicrinis proximus:
- a CDS encoding zinc ribbon domain-containing protein yields MPFYDYRCPECGHRFEAQHSMSADAPPCPACGAVNPTRLITGVPAVAGGLATNAGDTRGATKEQIREKWAEETPKLRKKLVDKLGEDYVSRNAPSLTPKNE; encoded by the coding sequence ATGCCATTTTATGACTATCGCTGTCCGGAATGCGGCCACCGCTTCGAGGCGCAGCACAGCATGAGCGCGGACGCGCCGCCGTGTCCGGCCTGTGGGGCGGTGAATCCGACACGGCTGATCACCGGCGTTCCGGCGGTGGCCGGCGGGCTGGCGACTAATGCCGGCGATACTCGCGGGGCGACGAAGGAACAGATCCGCGAGAAGTGGGCGGAAGAGACGCCAAAACTGCGTAAGAAACTGGTCGACAAGCTGGGCGAGGATTACGTGAGCCGGAATGCGCCTTCACTGACACCGAAAAATGAGTGA
- a CDS encoding M20/M25/M40 family metallo-hydrolase, producing MRRLALLSLLLVLILSGCNLGSSDQGPATIQPRAQFTDEPLPTLGYSTLAPQAGGSPVATPISQVSNAQLYTLLNQVTANSLLNTIQTLQNFTTRHVNSTQGSATTGIGAAANFLYSEFLKVQDASRGNFQAFLHPFTANYNGMQTTQNNIVGIINGTLANTPAIVIGAHYDSRTDDLNDATSFAPGADDNGSGVAAVLELARVMSQIQPRATMIFVLFSAEEVNRQGSKAFVRDYIQYYQIPVRVMINVDTVGSIDDRFGNVNDRELRVFSQGPDTSPSRDMARMIDFMTDNYSVDLKLQFVEEIDREGRFGDHFSFNEVGIPAVRIIEALEDTPHREGRDTIEYVEPEYLRKSVRTLATMMLALSDGMPAPTEVVIRDTGNGVLRLVWQPVEGATGYLVALRRPGENTFEQQMNSSPGETAWDCDCFARFSGIAVAALNENGLMGPLSLEVAVPGS from the coding sequence ATGCGCAGACTCGCCCTACTAAGCCTTCTATTGGTGTTGATTCTCTCTGGATGTAATCTCGGTTCCAGCGACCAAGGCCCCGCGACGATCCAGCCGCGCGCGCAGTTTACGGATGAGCCGCTTCCCACCTTAGGATACAGCACCCTTGCCCCACAGGCTGGAGGTTCGCCTGTCGCCACCCCCATCTCGCAGGTCAGCAACGCCCAGCTGTATACGCTTCTCAATCAGGTCACGGCCAACAGCCTGCTGAACACCATTCAGACCCTGCAAAACTTCACGACCCGCCACGTCAACAGCACTCAGGGCTCGGCCACGACGGGCATCGGCGCCGCCGCCAACTTCCTGTATTCCGAGTTTCTCAAGGTTCAGGACGCCTCACGCGGCAATTTCCAGGCCTTTCTGCACCCGTTCACTGCCAACTATAACGGCATGCAGACCACCCAGAATAACATCGTCGGCATTATCAACGGCACTCTCGCCAACACGCCGGCCATCGTCATTGGCGCCCACTATGACAGCCGGACCGACGACCTCAACGATGCGACCTCCTTCGCTCCCGGCGCCGACGACAATGGATCGGGCGTCGCCGCCGTGCTGGAACTCGCCCGTGTGATGAGCCAGATTCAGCCGCGCGCGACCATGATCTTCGTCCTGTTTTCCGCCGAAGAAGTCAACCGTCAGGGCAGCAAAGCCTTTGTTCGCGACTATATCCAGTACTACCAGATACCCGTCCGCGTCATGATCAACGTCGATACCGTTGGCAGCATTGATGATCGCTTCGGCAACGTCAACGACCGTGAATTGCGCGTCTTCAGCCAGGGTCCGGACACCTCGCCTTCGCGTGATATGGCGCGCATGATCGATTTCATGACCGATAACTACAGCGTCGACCTCAAGCTCCAGTTCGTCGAGGAGATCGACCGTGAAGGCCGCTTCGGCGATCACTTCTCGTTCAACGAGGTCGGCATCCCGGCCGTCCGCATCATCGAAGCGCTCGAAGACACGCCCCACCGCGAAGGCCGCGACACCATCGAATACGTCGAACCGGAATACCTCCGCAAGAGTGTCCGCACCCTGGCGACCATGATGCTTGCGCTCTCCGACGGCATGCCCGCGCCCACCGAGGTCGTGATCCGCGACACCGGCAATGGCGTTCTGCGCCTCGTCTGGCAGCCGGTCGAAGGTGCGACCGGATATCTGGTCGCCTTGCGCCGCCCGGGCGAGAACACCTTTGAGCAGCAGATGAATAGCAGTCCGGGCGAAACCGCCTGGGATTGCGACTGTTTTGCGCGTTTCAGTGGGATCGCTGTCGCCGCCCTCAACGAAAATGGTCTGATGGGTCCGCTTTCCCTTGAAGTCGCCGTCCCTGGCTCCTAG
- the ndk gene encoding nucleoside-diphosphate kinase has translation MSERTLILVKPDGVQRGLIGEIINRFEQRGLKIVGLKLVRATEAILEKHYAEHYGKDFYPGLVAYIMSGPIVAMVLEGVNAIEASRVTIGATKAHTAAAGTIRGDLALNVSNNLVHGSANAADAAREVPIWFSDAELLEYGRAIDPWIAS, from the coding sequence ATGTCTGAACGTACCCTGATTTTGGTCAAGCCGGATGGTGTACAGCGCGGCCTGATCGGCGAGATCATCAACCGTTTCGAGCAGCGCGGGCTGAAGATCGTTGGATTGAAGCTGGTGCGCGCCACGGAAGCGATTCTGGAGAAGCACTACGCGGAGCATTACGGCAAGGACTTTTATCCTGGCCTGGTGGCGTACATTATGAGCGGGCCGATTGTGGCGATGGTGCTGGAAGGCGTGAACGCCATCGAAGCCTCGCGCGTGACGATCGGGGCGACTAAGGCGCACACGGCAGCCGCCGGAACGATCCGCGGCGACCTGGCGCTGAACGTGAGCAACAACCTGGTGCACGGGTCGGCCAACGCGGCGGATGCAGCACGCGAAGTCCCGATCTGGTTCAGCGATGCAGAACTGCTGGAGTATGGCCGCGCAATCGATCCCTGGATTGCCAGCTAG
- a CDS encoding tetratricopeptide repeat protein: MADITLKAYIAHVDDLLSRRQYEQAEAHCKHILAKYPKNLAILRRLAKSQFEGGRYAESESTYATVLSMEPRASDAYVGLSWVARQRGHGDQTIALLERAYEQDPNNQDVIQLLRDAHRTFNDRANARLPQTQYIAARQQWRSGLNQQAISTLNAALAADPARADMRILKMQIHLQSGDGIEAARAATDLLKQLPDCVEANRMLAEFWKAQGRSSDAQRFVSRVESSDPFLAFEIATGSPPADEALMLDLMDVRAAPVRSVTDAPDWLGQLGTAEPTETAMPKVEKETIDWLSRAEPVLEDNDTADKSWLADATQVADMPADLSWLADAASEQVSGDTDSEEYDFGATFGTVEENAPLPNLNMDWMEEAEAADEGDTLDSISTKMANEEVTSAKVIDELSAMAAGDEPAPEALAAEPGAEEWMNAITADSTDQTTPDREEFDDFLKNFTNFSDLSPEPAAQSSGTGLTGLLGGLSTTEETPEALNPDIADIDPEDPLAWMRAGINESGDLGNDLDFAAMQEDAMPDLDALLGGDSFANEPAAEPAQAVDAADDPFAWMHDHDIEYVASDAPKEASLWDDPMGVAEMRTLDEAEADPLAWMERAGVNMDEDEEVDPEADPLAWAKESGLDLLEDVGQANFKPTAALSADMAQFGAELSQEPSPFDELSSSQPPVPGKSGLLAFVKDDDAAQGGDSPMTDNQLPDWLSGPDDEDETPKAEDSGELADFDWMAVTPSESEADIDWDAAPETAAADETAPEWLASLDNPVDAAEAAALSAKDDPSINVWDDAVDDAAVDAPDWMKALRDESPAAQEAVSGAEDWVFSEGEAASGEIEGAKDDLLASVMPTEGEAVDEFADWLSAAAPAEAVSGAAESVEAAADDAMDWLSAAVPAEAVSGAAESVEAAADDAMDWLSAAAPEEAVSGAAESVEAAADDAMDWLSAAAPAEAVSGAAESVEAAADDAMDWLSAAAPEEAMSGAAESVEAAADDAMDWLSAAAPAEAVSGAAESVEAAADDAMDWLGGVTHDEKPAAAVEEPSMDWLEAELEEVGDQTNAFVAQDSLDWLTGGAAADASAEDDAAARAVSPEFMGQSSEEAPELSTDFDFGGDHAAADLFAAASDDVDSADIDAPSYDLSFLEDDESTEDVATVELEGDPLPDWLMESRSDAPAVKMDVDVPESQLQAQGELSGEILDDADLLEPEAPVEETLSPSAVNSPDWLNAMVPGLEIGSDGAEEAEDLGGESDFFNGGRSDFNWLNSLVDEELAPPAMAAPSRRSARFPFSELPNWLAMLKEETQGASPVADFDVEDDSLPDWLKFDDAETN, translated from the coding sequence ATGGCGGATATAACGCTAAAAGCTTACATTGCGCATGTGGATGACCTGTTAAGCCGCCGCCAGTATGAGCAGGCGGAGGCTCATTGTAAGCACATCCTCGCAAAATACCCGAAGAATCTTGCGATTCTCCGCCGGCTTGCCAAGTCCCAATTTGAAGGCGGGCGCTACGCAGAGTCGGAGTCGACGTATGCGACAGTGCTTTCGATGGAACCCCGCGCGTCGGACGCGTATGTGGGATTAAGCTGGGTGGCCCGGCAGCGCGGACATGGCGACCAGACGATCGCGTTACTGGAACGGGCTTACGAGCAGGACCCGAACAATCAGGACGTGATTCAACTGCTGCGGGACGCGCATCGGACCTTTAATGACCGCGCGAACGCCCGGTTACCACAGACGCAATATATTGCCGCGCGTCAGCAATGGCGCAGCGGATTGAACCAGCAGGCGATTTCGACACTGAACGCGGCGCTTGCCGCTGATCCCGCGCGCGCGGACATGCGTATCCTGAAGATGCAGATCCATCTCCAGTCCGGGGATGGGATCGAGGCGGCACGGGCGGCAACAGACCTGCTGAAGCAGCTCCCGGACTGCGTCGAGGCCAACCGGATGCTGGCGGAATTCTGGAAGGCGCAGGGGCGTTCGTCGGATGCACAGCGGTTCGTGAGCCGTGTCGAATCGTCCGACCCATTCCTGGCCTTCGAGATAGCGACCGGCTCGCCCCCGGCCGACGAAGCGCTGATGCTTGACCTGATGGACGTGCGGGCTGCGCCGGTGCGTTCCGTGACCGATGCGCCCGATTGGCTCGGTCAGCTGGGGACCGCTGAACCGACCGAAACCGCGATGCCCAAGGTCGAAAAAGAGACGATTGACTGGCTTAGCCGGGCAGAGCCGGTGCTGGAAGACAACGATACCGCCGATAAGAGCTGGCTGGCGGACGCGACACAGGTCGCCGATATGCCGGCAGACCTGAGCTGGCTGGCTGACGCCGCCTCGGAACAGGTGAGCGGCGACACGGACAGCGAGGAATATGATTTTGGCGCGACTTTCGGGACGGTCGAGGAAAACGCCCCGCTACCCAACCTGAATATGGATTGGATGGAAGAAGCCGAAGCGGCTGACGAAGGCGACACGCTCGATTCGATCAGCACGAAAATGGCGAACGAGGAAGTCACGAGCGCGAAGGTCATCGACGAACTAAGCGCGATGGCGGCTGGTGACGAACCGGCGCCGGAAGCTCTGGCCGCAGAACCCGGTGCGGAAGAATGGATGAACGCCATCACGGCCGACTCGACCGACCAGACCACGCCGGACCGTGAGGAATTCGACGATTTCCTCAAGAACTTCACGAACTTCAGCGACCTGTCGCCGGAACCCGCGGCGCAGTCGAGCGGGACAGGGCTTACGGGACTACTCGGCGGCTTGAGCACGACGGAGGAGACGCCAGAGGCACTGAACCCGGATATCGCAGACATCGATCCCGAGGATCCACTGGCGTGGATGCGGGCTGGAATCAACGAGAGCGGCGACCTGGGCAACGACCTGGACTTTGCGGCGATGCAAGAGGACGCGATGCCGGACCTCGACGCGCTGCTGGGCGGAGACTCGTTTGCGAATGAGCCGGCAGCAGAACCGGCGCAGGCCGTCGACGCGGCCGATGATCCGTTCGCGTGGATGCACGACCATGATATCGAATATGTGGCCTCCGATGCGCCCAAAGAAGCATCCCTATGGGACGATCCGATGGGTGTGGCAGAGATGCGAACTCTCGATGAGGCGGAAGCCGACCCCCTGGCGTGGATGGAACGGGCCGGCGTGAACATGGACGAAGACGAGGAAGTTGACCCCGAAGCCGACCCGCTCGCATGGGCAAAGGAAAGTGGGTTAGACTTGTTGGAGGATGTCGGGCAGGCCAATTTCAAGCCTACGGCAGCATTATCAGCAGATATGGCGCAGTTCGGGGCAGAACTCAGCCAGGAGCCCTCGCCATTTGATGAGTTATCGAGCAGTCAACCCCCAGTGCCGGGGAAGAGCGGGCTGCTGGCTTTTGTGAAAGACGACGACGCTGCACAAGGGGGGGACAGCCCGATGACCGACAACCAACTGCCAGATTGGCTGAGTGGGCCGGATGACGAGGACGAGACGCCAAAGGCCGAAGACTCAGGCGAACTGGCTGATTTCGACTGGATGGCGGTGACGCCAAGCGAGTCGGAGGCGGACATCGATTGGGACGCGGCCCCCGAAACCGCGGCGGCCGATGAAACGGCCCCGGAATGGCTGGCGTCGCTGGATAATCCAGTCGATGCAGCAGAAGCGGCAGCGTTATCGGCGAAGGATGATCCGTCAATCAACGTCTGGGACGACGCGGTAGACGACGCAGCTGTGGATGCGCCGGACTGGATGAAGGCGCTACGCGACGAGTCGCCGGCGGCTCAGGAAGCGGTCAGTGGGGCTGAGGACTGGGTGTTCAGCGAGGGCGAAGCGGCCAGCGGCGAGATCGAAGGGGCCAAGGACGACCTGCTTGCATCCGTGATGCCGACGGAAGGCGAAGCAGTGGATGAATTTGCGGACTGGCTGAGCGCGGCAGCGCCAGCAGAGGCCGTGAGCGGGGCCGCCGAAAGCGTGGAAGCGGCAGCGGATGACGCGATGGACTGGCTCAGCGCGGCAGTGCCAGCAGAGGCCGTGAGCGGGGCCGCCGAAAGCGTGGAAGCGGCAGCGGATGACGCGATGGACTGGCTGAGCGCAGCAGCGCCAGAAGAGGCCGTGAGTGGAGCCGCCGAAAGCGTGGAAGCGGCAGCGGATGACGCGATGGACTGGCTGAGCGCAGCAGCGCCGGCGGAGGCCGTGAGCGGGGCCGCCGAAAGCGTGGAAGCGGCAGCGGATGACGCGATGGACTGGCTGAGCGCAGCAGCGCCGGAAGAGGCCATGAGTGGAGCCGCCGAAAGCGTGGAAGCGGCAGCAGACGATGCGATGGACTGGCTGAGCGCAGCAGCGCCAGCAGAGGCCGTGAGCGGGGCCGCCGAAAGCGTGGAAGCGGCAGCAGATGATGCGATGGACTGGCTGGGCGGCGTGACACACGACGAAAAACCAGCCGCTGCGGTTGAAGAACCTTCGATGGACTGGCTGGAGGCCGAACTCGAAGAAGTTGGCGACCAGACGAATGCGTTTGTCGCGCAAGACTCGCTGGACTGGCTAACCGGAGGCGCGGCGGCGGACGCCAGCGCCGAAGACGATGCCGCCGCCCGGGCCGTTTCGCCGGAATTCATGGGTCAAAGCAGCGAAGAAGCGCCAGAGCTGAGCACCGATTTTGACTTTGGCGGCGATCACGCAGCGGCAGACCTGTTTGCCGCTGCGAGCGACGATGTGGACAGCGCCGACATTGATGCACCGTCTTATGACCTGAGCTTCCTTGAAGACGACGAGTCGACAGAAGACGTCGCCACGGTCGAACTGGAAGGCGATCCACTGCCGGATTGGCTGATGGAATCCAGATCGGATGCGCCCGCAGTGAAGATGGACGTAGATGTCCCGGAAAGCCAGCTTCAGGCGCAAGGCGAGCTTTCAGGCGAAATCCTGGACGACGCCGATTTACTGGAACCGGAGGCGCCGGTCGAGGAAACGCTGAGCCCGTCGGCGGTAAACTCGCCAGACTGGCTGAACGCGATGGTCCCCGGGCTGGAAATCGGCTCAGACGGCGCGGAAGAAGCGGAAGACCTGGGCGGAGAGTCGGATTTCTTCAATGGCGGCAGAAGTGACTTTAATTGGCTAAACTCCTTGGTTGACGAAGAATTGGCCCCACCGGCGATGGCAGCTCCCTCGCGACGGTCGGCACGCTTCCCGTTCAGCGAACTACCAAACTGGCTGGCGATGCTGAAAGAAGAGACCCAGGGCGCGTCACCGGTAGCCGATTTCGATGTAGAGGACGACAGCCTGCCGGATTGGCTGAAATTCGACGATGCAGAGACGAACTAG